ACTTGCCCTACTTCTACTAGGCGATGCTTCTCAATCAAATAAGGATCAATGAATTGAACCACAAGAATTCTTTGTCTCAAGATCGGATGTACTGACAACTGAGCTAACTGTGAGGTGACTTCCCCCACTGAAACTACAATCTCAGCTCTCTCGTGGTTTTTGTCTAATGAAACCTGTCTGGTAATAAGTGCTGTCAAAATGTGATACTTTTCTACGAAGAGCACCAACTTCCACATTCGCCTTACCTAGATGGTACAAAATCTCACAATCATAGTCATTTACTAACTGAAACCATCTTTGCTATCTCATACTCAACTTCTTTGAGTGAAGAAGTATTTTATACTCTTTTGgttagaaaatatctatatCTTTTCATCATACAAATAGTGCCTTCAAATCATTAATGTAAAAACCACAACTGTCAATTCCATATCATAAGTTGGATAATTTTCCTCATGACTCTTCAACTGACGAGGAGCACAAACAACTACTTTAACTTGTTGAATCAGAAtaccttttaaattttcctaaaagaaTCACTATAAATTACGAAACTTTCTGAACCATCATGTACGGTAAGCACGGGAGTTGTACAAGCTTCTACTTAAGATCCTGAACACTATCCTCATAGGCTTTGTCCCAAACAAACGGAGTCCCTTTTCTTAGTTAACTGAGTCAAAGGAGTAGCCAAACGTGAAAAATCCTCCACAAACCTCCGGTAGTACCCTGCTAAACCCAGAAAACTACGAACCTCACCAACTGTGGAGGGTCGAGACCAACTGGTAACAGCTTCTATCTTTGCAGGGTCTACTGAAATTCCCTCACTGGAAACCACATGACCAAGAAAAGTCACTTGCTTCAACCAAAATTCGCACTTCGAGAACTTAGCATACAGTTTATTGGCTCGAAGAGTCTCTAATACCTTATGTAAATGTTCCTCATGTTCGACTTCAGTCTTGGAATAAACCAAGatatcatcaatgaagactatcacaaaagtgtccaagaaatccttaaacaccctgttcatcaaatccataaatacagcAGGTGCATTAGTCAAACCAAAAGACATCACTATGAATTCATAATGTCCATACCTCGAACGAAAGGCAGTCTTAGGAATATCACGgtctctaatcctcaactgGTGATAACCTGACCGTAAGTCAATCTTAGAGAACACCGTGGCTCCCTGTAACTGATCGAACAAATCATCGATTCTGGGTAAAGGATACCTGTTCTTGACTGTTACTTTATTCAACTCTCTATAGTCAATGCAAAGACGCATCGacccatccttcttcttcacaaacaatACTGGTGCACCCCAAGGTGACACACTAGGTCGAATAAAGCCTTTGTCAAGCAATTCCTGTAACTGTACCTTCAGTTCTTTCAACTCAGCAGGAGCCATCCTATAAGGGGCTCTAGAAATAGGAGTAGTGTTTGGCTCCAACTCAATGGCAAAATCAACCTCTCTATGTGGCGGTAGTCCTGGAAGATCTTTTGGAAATACATCTGGGTAGTCTCTTTACCACAGGTTCTGAAGTTAAAGAAGTCTCACCTTCCCTAGTATCCACCACACTTGCCAAAATACTCCAAGTACCCTGGTTGAGTAGTTTACTAGCTTTCATAGCTGAGATTACTTTAGGCAGTACTACTGTTCCTACTCCCTTGAATTTAAAGCTAGATGCAGTAGGGGGACTAAACACAACTTCCTTACGAGAACAATCAATACTAGCATGATTAGTAGCTAGCCAATCCATacctaaaattacatcaaagtcacGCATATCTAATACCAACAAGGTTACGTCCAGTACACGACCAGCtatttcaatttcacatgctttaatcttttccttagacaacataatttctccagACGGTGTAGACACTGACAAAACATAGTCTAAGGGTTCCACTTCTAAGCATGCATGCGTCACAAAAAgcgatgaaataaatgaatgagaagATCCCGAGTCAAACAAGGTCAAGGCAAAATGCCCCAATACTGGTAACGTACCTGTCACTACTGTGCCGGCCTTCTCTGTCTCTGATCTATTAGTGGCAAAGATTGTACCCCGCTGTGGAGGTCTCTCTCCCTGACTGCTCGATCCAGCCCCAGTAGATCTCAAGGGACACCTATCAGCCATGTGTCCCTCTTGCTTGCACTTATAACAGACTCTCGTTCCCATCAAACAACGACCCAGGTGGCGTTTCCCACACGTATCACATACTGGCCTCTCCTTGAGTAGTGTCTCCTGCACCGCCAGAACTCTGCTGGAAACTGCGAAAAGAATCACCTGTGGTCTCATGTTCCTCTGAGGAACTCCTACAGTTCTCTGctctacttttctcttttgacccGACGACGATCCCTTATTAAAGCTCCTTGGCTGTCTTTCATCCTTCCCAATACTCATAT
Above is a genomic segment from Cucumis sativus cultivar 9930 unplaced genomic scaffold, Cucumber_9930_V3 scaffold54, whole genome shotgun sequence containing:
- the LOC116406021 gene encoding uncharacterized protein LOC116406021, translating into MRCPEEHRVQCAAFLLRDRGIIWWRTTMRMLGGDVRQITWDQFKDCFYTKFFSANLRDAKSQEFLELKQGYMTVEEYDQEFDMLSRFAPELVSNEQARADRFVKGLRDEIRGFVRALKPTTQAEALRLAVDMSIGKDERQPRSFNKGSSSGQKRKVEQRTVGVPQRNMRPQVILFAVSSRVLAVQETLLKERPVCDTCGKRHLGRCLMGTRVCYKCKQEGHMADRCPLRSTGAGSSSQGERPPQRGTIFATNRSETEKAGTVVTGMDWLATNHASIDCSRKEVVFSPPTASSFKFKGVGTVVLPKVISAMKASKLLNQGTWSILASVVDTREGLPPHREVDFAIELEPNTTPISRAPYRMAPAELKELKVQLQELLDKGFIRPSVSPWGAPVLFVKKKDGSMRLCIDYRELNKVTVKNRYPLPRIDDLFDQLQGATVFSKIDLRSGYHQLRIRDRDIPKTAFRSRYGHYEFIVMSFGLTNAPATEVEHEEHLHKVLETLRANKLYAKFSKCEFWLKQVTFLGHVVSSEGISVDPAKIEAVTSWSRPSTVGEVRSFLGLAGYYRRFVEDFSRLATPLTQLTKKRDSENLKGILIQQVKVVVCAPRQLKSHEENYPTYDMELTVVVRRMWKLVLFVEKYHILTALITRQVSLDKNHERAEIVVSVGEVTSQLAQLSVHPILRQRILVVQFIDPYLIEKHRLVEVGQVKEFSISFDDELMFERELCVPTENAIKTRLLVETHSFPFLMHPSSTKKCIRI